The following are encoded together in the Streptomyces sp. NBC_00341 genome:
- a CDS encoding flavoprotein: MSDQPDRQAKKPFLYVVVCASGIAGDVGILITAAQEANWDVGVVATPQGLGFIDAEAVEAQTGYPIRSAWRSPGDPRPLPPADAIAVAPATFNTINKWAAGISDTLALGILCEAYGFGIPTAVMPYLNSAQAAHPAYSRSLARLREMGVLIGSYEPHRPKAGGGADQYRWEEALELLTPKLSAPA, translated from the coding sequence GTGAGTGATCAGCCGGACCGGCAGGCCAAGAAGCCCTTCCTGTACGTCGTCGTGTGCGCCTCCGGCATCGCCGGCGACGTCGGCATCCTGATCACCGCGGCCCAGGAGGCGAACTGGGATGTGGGTGTCGTCGCCACCCCGCAGGGCCTCGGTTTCATAGACGCCGAGGCGGTCGAGGCACAGACCGGCTACCCGATCCGCTCGGCCTGGCGCTCGCCCGGCGACCCACGGCCGCTGCCGCCCGCCGACGCCATCGCGGTGGCCCCGGCCACCTTCAACACGATCAACAAATGGGCTGCCGGGATCTCGGACACCCTGGCGCTGGGCATCCTGTGCGAGGCGTACGGCTTCGGCATCCCCACTGCCGTCATGCCCTACCTGAACTCGGCGCAGGCCGCACATCCCGCATACAGCCGGAGCCTGGCGCGACTGCGCGAGATGGGCGTCCTGATCGGTTCGTACGAGCCCCACAGGCCGAAGGCCGGCGGTGGCGCGGACCAGTACCGCTGGGAAGAGGCGCTGGAACTGCTTACTCCCAAGCTGTCCGCACCGGCCTGA
- a CDS encoding amino acid permease, which translates to MTNNPRGAPSESPVPSGTSSPSGPSGPSGSDEERLAELGYTQVLARRMSAFSNYAVSFTIISVLSGCLTLYLFGMNTGGPVLITWGWVGVGLMTLFVGLAMAEICSAYPTSAGLYFWAHRLAPPRSAAAWAWFTGWFNVLGQVAVTAGIDFGAASFLGAYLNLQFDFGITPGRTILLFAAILFLHGLLNTFGVRIVAILNSVSVWWHVLGVAVIVGALTFVPDHHQSASFVFTEFVNNTGWGSGFYVVMIGLLMAQYTFTGYDASAHMTEETHDAATAGPRGIVQSIWTSWIAGFVLLLGFTFAIQSYDGALASPTGAPPAQILLDALGATTGKLLLLVVIGAQLFCGMASVTANSRMIYAFSRDGALPFSRVWHTVSPRTRTPVAAVWLAAAGALVLGLPYLINDTAYAAVTSIAVIGLYIAYVIPTLLRLLRGDDFRRGPWHLGRWSRPIGIVAVVWVAVITVLFMLPQVSPVTWETFNYAPIAVLVVLGFAATWWLASARHWFLNPDHKRTIARNTPR; encoded by the coding sequence ATGACAAACAATCCACGTGGCGCCCCGTCCGAAAGTCCCGTTCCGTCGGGTACGTCTAGTCCATCCGGTCCATCCGGTCCATCCGGCTCGGACGAGGAGCGGCTGGCCGAGCTCGGCTACACGCAGGTGCTGGCCCGCCGGATGTCGGCGTTCTCCAACTACGCGGTCTCGTTCACGATCATCTCGGTGCTCTCCGGCTGCCTGACGCTCTACCTGTTCGGCATGAACACCGGCGGCCCGGTCCTGATCACCTGGGGCTGGGTCGGTGTCGGGCTGATGACGTTGTTCGTCGGGCTCGCGATGGCCGAGATCTGTTCGGCCTACCCGACCTCCGCAGGCCTCTACTTCTGGGCCCACCGGCTGGCCCCGCCGCGCTCGGCTGCGGCGTGGGCGTGGTTCACGGGCTGGTTCAACGTGCTCGGCCAGGTCGCGGTGACCGCCGGGATCGACTTCGGGGCGGCGTCGTTCCTGGGCGCTTACCTCAACCTCCAGTTCGATTTCGGCATCACGCCCGGCCGCACGATCCTCCTCTTCGCCGCGATCCTGTTCCTGCACGGTCTGCTGAACACCTTCGGGGTGCGGATCGTCGCGATTCTCAACAGCGTCAGCGTGTGGTGGCACGTGCTCGGCGTGGCGGTCATCGTCGGCGCGCTCACCTTCGTACCGGACCACCATCAGTCGGCGTCGTTCGTCTTCACGGAGTTCGTGAACAACACCGGCTGGGGCAGCGGGTTCTACGTGGTGATGATCGGGCTGCTGATGGCCCAGTACACCTTCACCGGATACGACGCCTCCGCCCATATGACGGAGGAGACCCACGACGCGGCGACCGCCGGGCCGCGCGGCATCGTCCAGTCCATCTGGACCTCCTGGATCGCCGGGTTCGTCCTCCTCCTCGGCTTCACCTTCGCCATCCAGTCCTACGACGGTGCCCTGGCCTCCCCGACCGGCGCCCCGCCCGCACAGATCCTCCTGGACGCCTTGGGCGCCACCACCGGCAAGCTGCTCCTCCTGGTGGTGATCGGCGCGCAACTCTTCTGCGGAATGGCGTCCGTGACCGCCAACAGCCGGATGATCTACGCGTTCTCCCGGGACGGCGCCCTCCCGTTCTCCCGCGTCTGGCACACGGTCAGCCCCCGCACCCGCACCCCCGTGGCGGCGGTCTGGCTGGCCGCCGCGGGCGCGCTGGTCCTCGGCCTGCCGTACCTGATCAACGACACCGCGTACGCGGCCGTCACCTCCATCGCGGTGATCGGCCTCTACATCGCGTACGTCATCCCCACCCTGCTCCGCCTCCTGCGCGGCGACGACTTCCGGCGCGGCCCCTGGCACCTGGGCCGCTGGTCCCGGCCCATCGGCATCGTCGCGGTGGTGTGGGTGGCCGTCATCACGGTGCTCTTCATGCTGCCCCAGGTCTCACCCGTCACCTGGGAGACCTTCAACTACGCCCCGATCGCCGTCCTGGTGGTCCTCGGCTTCGCCGCCACCTGGTGGCTGGCCTCGGCCCGCCACTGGTTCCTGAATCCGGATCACAAGCGCACGATCGCCCGCAATACGCCCCGCTGA
- a CDS encoding DUF4331 domain-containing protein translates to MQSCRSSRSKRPARSLERALAASGTLALVSAMALTGLAPGTSSASSHREAPLTSGDPKADNTDVYAFTSPDKPDTVTLVANWIPFQEPNGGPNFYPFANDARYNIKIDGNGDGKPDTTYTWAFTDHIRDDANQFLYNTGVVKTLDDPTLNFRQTYTLTATDAHGNTKTLLKDAPAAPSNVGVASMPDYASLRKQAVLDLPNGGQTFAGQASDPFFLDLRIFDLLYGGNLKETGHNTLAGYNVNTIALQVPKKDLALNGDATRNPVVGIWSTTDRKGAAVVGAGGKGGESSSAGDAKGPDKGGAPDKGGESDWRQVSRLGNPLVNEVVVPLKYKDAFNALSPDLDHTVTPVVDKVKDPIVPKLIQSIYGIPAPATPRNDLVEIFLTGVCKACGPIKADLNSQLLNADVDKAAFVPAEELRLNMSVPVTAKPNRLGVLAQDLGGFPNGRRLNDDVVDIELQALEGAAQTGKIVTGLAAGDAVDTPYRQPGASFPYVALPNTAAVNQADSLHPDGGVGAGLGGTAFGDGFPVVAVTAVGGGALLACAGALALRRRRANQV, encoded by the coding sequence ATGCAGTCCTGCCGCTCCTCACGATCCAAACGCCCGGCTCGCAGCCTCGAACGGGCCCTCGCAGCCTCCGGCACCCTCGCCCTGGTGAGTGCCATGGCGCTCACCGGCCTGGCGCCCGGCACCAGCTCCGCCTCCAGCCACCGCGAGGCTCCGCTGACATCGGGGGACCCGAAGGCCGACAACACCGACGTCTACGCCTTCACGAGCCCCGACAAGCCGGACACGGTCACGCTGGTGGCCAACTGGATCCCCTTCCAGGAACCCAACGGCGGGCCGAACTTCTACCCGTTCGCCAACGACGCCCGTTACAACATCAAGATCGACGGGAACGGTGACGGCAAGCCCGACACCACGTACACCTGGGCGTTCACCGACCACATCCGGGACGACGCCAACCAGTTCCTCTACAACACCGGTGTCGTGAAGACCCTGGACGACCCGACGCTCAACTTCCGTCAGACGTACACGCTGACGGCGACCGACGCGCACGGGAACACCAAGACGCTGCTCAAGGACGCCCCGGCGGCGCCGTCGAACGTGGGTGTCGCGTCCATGCCCGACTACGCCTCGCTGCGCAAGCAGGCCGTCCTGGACCTGCCGAACGGCGGTCAGACGTTTGCCGGGCAGGCGTCCGATCCGTTCTTCCTGGACCTGCGGATCTTCGACCTCCTCTACGGAGGCAACCTCAAGGAGACCGGGCACAACACGCTCGCCGGTTACAACGTCAACACCATCGCCCTCCAGGTACCGAAGAAGGATCTGGCCCTCAACGGCGACGCCACGCGCAACCCGGTCGTCGGCATCTGGTCCACCACCGACCGCAAGGGCGCGGCCGTGGTAGGTGCCGGCGGCAAGGGCGGGGAGTCGTCCTCGGCCGGGGACGCCAAGGGACCGGACAAGGGCGGCGCGCCCGACAAGGGCGGCGAGTCCGACTGGCGTCAGGTCTCACGCCTCGGTAACCCGCTGGTCAACGAGGTGGTCGTCCCGCTGAAGTACAAGGACGCCTTCAACGCGCTGAGTCCGGACCTGGACCACACCGTCACGCCGGTCGTGGACAAGGTCAAGGACCCGATCGTGCCCAAGCTGATCCAGAGCATCTACGGGATTCCGGCCCCGGCGACGCCGCGCAACGACCTGGTCGAGATCTTCCTCACCGGCGTCTGCAAGGCGTGCGGACCGATCAAGGCGGACCTGAACTCCCAGCTGCTGAACGCGGACGTCGACAAGGCCGCGTTCGTCCCGGCCGAGGAACTGCGGCTGAACATGTCCGTGCCGGTCACGGCCAAGCCCAACCGCCTCGGCGTCCTCGCCCAGGACCTGGGCGGCTTCCCCAACGGCCGCCGGCTGAACGACGATGTCGTCGACATCGAACTGCAGGCCCTCGAAGGCGCCGCGCAGACCGGCAAGATCGTGACCGGCCTCGCAGCGGGCGACGCGGTCGACACCCCCTACCGCCAGCCGGGCGCCTCGTTCCCCTACGTCGCGCTGCCCAACACCGCGGCGGTCAACCAGGCCGACTCCCTGCACCCCGACGGCGGCGTCGGCGCGGGCCTCGGCGGCACCGCCTTCGGCGACGGATTCCCCGTCGTGGCCGTCACCGCGGTCGGCGGCGGAGCACTCCTCGCCTGTGCGGGAGCGCTGGCCCTGCGCCGGCGGCGCGCCAACCAGGTATGA
- a CDS encoding class F sortase, translating to MTGPATTGRPPSASESGRPRRDQGHQPKRRRRIIAAVAVATGIGLGGAGTWALLAPTTHAVRDVDIGEVPDQPGSDDTTTEATPAAPPQRIRIASIGLDKPLTGLRVQQDGTLAAPGDPTDVGWWSDGPRPGDPGAAVFVGHVDSATGPAAFYGLSSLRPGDRITVRRDDHTELAFTVRALRSYEKDAFPDSQVYATTGPPALRLITCGGTYDRTQGEYLDNLVVYATLAG from the coding sequence ATGACCGGCCCCGCCACCACAGGTCGCCCGCCCTCGGCATCCGAGAGCGGGCGACCGCGGCGCGACCAGGGACACCAGCCGAAGCGTCGCCGCCGCATCATCGCGGCGGTCGCTGTCGCCACGGGGATCGGGCTCGGCGGAGCCGGCACCTGGGCTCTGCTCGCACCGACAACCCACGCTGTCAGGGACGTCGACATAGGAGAGGTCCCTGACCAGCCGGGGTCGGACGACACCACCACCGAAGCCACGCCCGCGGCACCGCCCCAGCGCATACGCATAGCCTCGATCGGCCTCGACAAGCCACTCACCGGCCTCCGCGTCCAGCAGGACGGCACGCTCGCGGCGCCCGGGGATCCCACGGACGTCGGGTGGTGGAGCGACGGCCCGCGGCCCGGCGACCCGGGTGCGGCGGTCTTCGTGGGACACGTCGATTCCGCCACCGGACCAGCGGCCTTCTACGGGCTGTCCTCACTGCGGCCGGGCGACCGGATAACCGTCCGTCGCGACGACCACACGGAACTCGCCTTCACGGTCCGGGCGCTGCGGAGTTACGAGAAGGACGCCTTCCCCGACAGCCAGGTCTACGCAACCACCGGACCACCGGCACTGAGGCTCATCACCTGCGGCGGAACCTACGACCGGACCCAGGGCGAGTACCTCGACAACCTCGTCGTCTACGCCACCCTTGCCGGCTAG
- a CDS encoding tetratricopeptide repeat protein: MRLRRLPTYRRILVSAAVATVLAAALFLAGGLGLAPWPASQSAPSTPDADATRSPAAGADPLTADITTLQDRARRNPRDPVALGTLGLNYVQQAKITADPTYYPKAEAVLKRSLALDSTDNFAAMGGMAALEAARHNFAQGLGWAERAIAVNPYNATLYGTLADAHTQLGRYSEAADAVQKMVDLKPGTPSLARASYAAELRGDLTTARTDMQRALQSAGSPADQAFARYYLSEMAFNNGDAHQALTDAEEGLRAVPEDAPLLQIRARAEAALGKNTEAVADLTRAGQRLPLPEYVLQLGELHQSLGRTKEADQQYGIFRAEQRLFAANGVTLDSDAALFEADHGDHAQALALARKSLKSRPFLDSQDALAWALHVNGQDEEALTASDKALALGTRNALFHYHRGMIQQSLGNTDAARDDLTKALAINPHFNPLHAPLARAALKSL, from the coding sequence ATGCGACTCCGCCGACTGCCCACGTACCGACGCATCCTGGTGTCCGCCGCCGTGGCCACCGTTCTCGCCGCGGCCCTCTTCCTCGCCGGCGGACTGGGGCTGGCCCCGTGGCCCGCGTCACAAAGCGCCCCGAGCACCCCCGACGCCGACGCGACCCGATCCCCCGCCGCCGGCGCCGACCCGCTGACCGCCGACATCACCACCCTCCAGGACCGCGCACGACGCAACCCGCGTGACCCGGTCGCACTCGGCACGCTCGGCCTGAACTACGTCCAGCAGGCGAAGATCACCGCCGACCCGACGTACTACCCCAAGGCCGAAGCAGTCCTCAAGCGCTCACTGGCTCTCGACAGCACGGACAACTTCGCCGCGATGGGCGGCATGGCCGCACTCGAAGCGGCCCGGCACAACTTCGCCCAAGGACTGGGCTGGGCCGAGCGCGCCATCGCCGTCAACCCGTACAACGCCACCCTCTACGGAACGCTCGCCGATGCCCACACACAGCTGGGCCGCTACTCCGAGGCCGCCGACGCCGTGCAGAAGATGGTGGACCTCAAGCCCGGTACACCCTCCCTGGCCCGCGCCTCCTACGCCGCAGAGCTGCGGGGCGACCTCACGACCGCGCGTACGGACATGCAACGAGCGCTGCAAAGCGCCGGCAGCCCTGCGGACCAGGCATTCGCCCGCTACTACCTCAGCGAAATGGCGTTCAACAACGGCGACGCGCACCAGGCACTCACCGACGCCGAGGAGGGCCTGCGCGCCGTCCCCGAAGACGCCCCCCTGCTCCAGATCAGAGCCAGGGCCGAGGCCGCCCTCGGAAAGAACACCGAAGCCGTCGCCGACCTCACCCGGGCCGGACAACGCCTGCCGCTTCCCGAATACGTGCTCCAACTCGGCGAACTCCACCAGTCCCTCGGCCGCACGAAGGAAGCGGATCAGCAGTACGGGATCTTCCGCGCCGAACAGAGACTCTTCGCGGCCAACGGCGTCACACTCGACTCCGACGCCGCCCTCTTCGAAGCCGACCACGGAGACCACGCACAAGCCCTCGCCCTCGCACGCAAGAGCCTGAAGAGCCGGCCCTTCCTCGACTCCCAGGACGCCCTCGCCTGGGCCCTCCACGTCAACGGCCAGGACGAAGAAGCCCTCACCGCCTCGGACAAGGCACTCGCACTGGGCACCCGCAACGCGCTCTTCCACTATCACCGCGGCATGATCCAGCAATCCCTCGGCAACACCGACGCCGCCCGCGACGACCTCACCAAGGCCCTGGCGATCAACCCGCACTTCAACCCGCTGCACGCTCCCCTGGCACGAGCCGCTCTGAAGTCCCTGTGA
- a CDS encoding FG-GAP repeat domain-containing protein: MTAALGIGAGFVPLAAGAGAPATVATTGVRGLDFAGGRLVTAERSPSGDAWIYERQVSADGTTVGARESRAYAGALANGAHFRTVPCDMGSCVELVASGHGHFGVVFVNGDNAGTESVQFWGPGDSYNGGDVRYPEGTAKIVDLTARAWVVNGGSPVKQRAGMYPSYYATPAPLVRNATAASVWGTSLWAATSAKGALTATDIAKNKVVETAATGAACVIKEVRAVGRWVYWNCGTTGAAGVYDRTAKKSFTVPSGPALVGDGYLVRHDRTAGKLLLTDFHTGKAAAPRAVADLAAGKTADQRRLTWAVDRFGGDIAYVDAANSVHIVPSGVPAQPLAKIASDLGGTSIDLRGVDGLEAWLSTWQFNKPVTWTYTVKDWTGRTVRTLKSTGSGTEADVAWNGRTDAGGYTGNGRHTWTLNARAEDGSGTYTTSGSIGVGGGKAGFHDQGRYSIGDLVTLNSSGGLTVQFGKGAPGTFDGKTTGTGWPAGTLAVPLADTGSDRCSELIVRMPGGELRQYAGRCGNSGYTPGGSHTVIGGGWQQYDVLTSPGDLNGDGRADLVARQTSTGDMYFYAGAAGGKFAPKARIFTNWKTYAQITGVGDITGDGRPDLLGHDRKGGLWRYNGLGNGSFAPRVKVFSDWGSSYNLMVGVGDLSGDGRNDIVVRDKAGKLYRNNGNGKGSFGSRTQIATGWTYKGIF, encoded by the coding sequence ATGACGGCGGCACTTGGAATCGGGGCGGGATTCGTGCCCCTGGCGGCCGGCGCCGGGGCTCCGGCCACCGTGGCGACCACCGGGGTCCGCGGTCTCGACTTCGCCGGTGGGCGGCTGGTCACGGCCGAGCGGAGCCCCAGTGGTGACGCCTGGATCTACGAGCGCCAGGTGTCCGCCGACGGCACGACCGTGGGGGCGCGGGAGAGCCGGGCGTACGCCGGGGCCCTGGCCAACGGCGCGCACTTCAGGACGGTGCCCTGCGACATGGGCTCCTGCGTGGAGCTGGTGGCCTCGGGGCACGGGCACTTCGGTGTCGTGTTCGTCAACGGCGACAACGCCGGCACCGAGAGCGTCCAGTTCTGGGGGCCGGGGGACTCGTACAACGGGGGCGATGTCCGCTACCCCGAGGGCACCGCGAAGATCGTGGACCTGACAGCCCGCGCCTGGGTCGTCAACGGCGGCTCGCCCGTCAAGCAGCGGGCCGGCATGTACCCGAGCTACTACGCGACCCCCGCCCCCCTCGTCCGCAACGCCACCGCCGCCTCCGTCTGGGGCACCTCGCTGTGGGCGGCGACGTCCGCCAAGGGCGCGCTCACCGCGACCGACATCGCGAAGAACAAGGTCGTGGAGACGGCCGCCACCGGCGCCGCCTGTGTGATCAAGGAAGTGCGCGCGGTCGGGCGCTGGGTCTACTGGAACTGCGGGACGACCGGTGCGGCCGGGGTGTACGACCGGACGGCGAAGAAGTCGTTCACCGTGCCGTCGGGGCCCGCCCTCGTCGGTGACGGATACCTCGTCCGGCACGACAGGACCGCCGGGAAGCTGCTGCTGACCGACTTCCACACGGGCAAGGCCGCGGCTCCCCGTGCGGTGGCCGACCTGGCGGCGGGGAAGACGGCCGACCAGCGCCGGCTGACCTGGGCGGTGGACAGGTTCGGCGGGGACATCGCGTACGTCGATGCAGCGAACTCCGTCCACATCGTGCCCAGCGGCGTGCCCGCGCAGCCCCTCGCGAAGATCGCCTCCGACCTCGGCGGCACCTCTATCGACCTCAGGGGCGTGGACGGCCTGGAGGCGTGGCTCAGCACCTGGCAGTTCAACAAGCCCGTCACCTGGACGTACACCGTCAAGGACTGGACCGGTCGCACGGTACGTACCCTCAAGAGCACCGGATCCGGCACCGAGGCGGACGTCGCCTGGAACGGCCGGACGGACGCGGGCGGATACACAGGCAACGGCCGGCACACCTGGACCCTGAACGCGAGGGCCGAGGACGGGTCGGGGACGTACACCACCAGCGGCTCCATCGGGGTGGGCGGCGGCAAGGCGGGCTTCCACGACCAGGGCCGGTACAGCATCGGAGACCTGGTCACCCTCAACTCCTCCGGTGGGCTGACCGTCCAGTTCGGGAAGGGGGCCCCGGGCACGTTCGACGGGAAGACCACCGGGACCGGCTGGCCCGCCGGCACGCTCGCCGTGCCGCTCGCGGACACCGGCAGCGACCGCTGCTCCGAACTGATCGTGCGGATGCCGGGCGGCGAACTGCGCCAGTACGCCGGCCGCTGCGGCAACTCGGGGTACACGCCGGGCGGCAGCCACACCGTGATCGGCGGGGGCTGGCAGCAGTACGACGTGCTGACCTCGCCCGGCGATCTGAACGGGGACGGCCGGGCCGACCTCGTGGCCCGGCAGACGTCCACCGGCGACATGTACTTCTACGCGGGAGCGGCCGGCGGGAAGTTCGCGCCGAAGGCCAGGATCTTCACCAACTGGAAGACGTACGCCCAGATCACGGGTGTCGGCGACATCACGGGTGACGGCCGTCCCGACCTGCTCGGCCATGACCGCAAGGGCGGCCTGTGGCGTTACAACGGCCTGGGCAACGGCAGCTTCGCGCCGAGGGTGAAGGTGTTCTCTGACTGGGGGAGCTCGTACAACCTGATGGTGGGCGTCGGCGACCTGAGCGGCGACGGCAGGAACGACATCGTCGTACGCGACAAGGCCGGGAAGCTGTACCGCAACAACGGCAACGGCAAGGGCTCGTTCGGCTCCCGTACGCAGATCGCCACGGGGTGGACGTACAAGGGGATCTTCTGA